CGTGGCGGACTCCGCGTCCACCGTGAAGATGACGGCGGCCATCCGCCGCTCGCGGTAGTGGGCGGCGGTCTCCTCCAGCGTGGGCCTTCGCTTGCCCTCGACCTTGAAGTAGGCGGAGGAGGCGTTGTGCAGGTCGTCGTCGAGGGAGGAGTGGCCCTTGGCGGAGACCTCCGCGTGGGTGTGGACGTCGATGGCGACGAGGTGCTCGATGTCCATCACGCCTCCGGGAGCTTCGGGGCCGGAATGCCGACCGTCTGGAGCTCCGCGCCGACCGATGCCGGGAAGGCGTCGGCCAGGGTCTGGGGAGTCCAGCCGCCGTCGGCGTAGGCGACCCGGATCTCCTGCGGATGCGACCACAGCGCCACCTTGTCGCCGCCGATGCCGATGCACTGGCCGGTGATGCCGCGCGCGGCCTCGGACGCCAGGAAGGGGACGAGGGCCGCGCAGTCCTCGGGGGTGCCGAAGCCCTCCCCCTGGCGCAGGAAGGGCGGCAGCGGTTCACCGTCGTGCAGGGCTTCGATGTACGGGGCGAAGGCGGGGATGGTCTCGGTCATCGCGGTGGCGGCGACCGGGACGATCGCGTTGACGGTGATGTCCGCGCGGGCCAGCTCCATGGACCAGGTACGGGCCATGGCGGCGATCCCGGCCTTGGCGGCGGCGTAGTTGGTCTGGCCGAAGTTGCCGCGCTGCCCGGCCGGGGAGCCGACGAGGACGAGGGTGCCGCCCTCGCCCTGCGCGCGCATGCGGACGGCGGCGGAACGGGCGCAGGTGAAGGTGCCCCTGAGATGGGTGGTGAGCACCGCGTCGAAGTCGTCGTCGGTCATCTTCCAGAGCACCTTGTCGCGCAGGATGCCCGCGTTGGTGACGAGGATGTCGAGCCGGCCGAACTCCTCGACGGCGCGCTGCACCAGCCGGTCGGCGGCCTCCGCGGTGCCGACCGGGACCGCTTCGGCGACGGCGGTGCCACCGGCCTCGGTGAGGGACTTGACGGCCTGTTCGGCCACGGCTGCGTCGATGTCGTTGACGACGACGGACGCGCCGTGGGCGGCGAGGGCATGCGCATAGGCCAGGCCGAGGCCACGGCCACTGCCGGTGACGACGGCGGCCTTGCCGGTCAGATCGATGGGGGGCACGAGCGGGTCCCTTCGCATGGGGTGCGACTACGCGATCGAAGCTAAGAGCAATAATTGATGTCGTCAATAGTTGTTGGTGACCTTCAGGTGCGTCATGCTGGAATCTGCACGCGAGACCGACACGCCTCGAGGGCGCCGAGAACAGCGCCCCGCGACCGAGACCAGGGAGCCCGCCATCGCCCGCAAGCACACCGAGATCCCGACCCCCATCGACGCGGACGAGCCGTGGATGCGGGCACTGCACGCGGACACGGGCTATCTGCTGTACCGCCTGGGCCTGCGCTCCGGTCAGTTGTTCAACGCGTTCCTGCAGGAGTCGGGGCTGCGGCTGCGGCACTACGCCGTGCTGCGCTTCCTCGCCACCTGCGAGGGCGCACTCCAGCGCGAGCTGAGCGCCCGGCTCGGCTACGACCCGAGCGCGATCGTCGGCCTGGTGGACGACCTGGAGAAACAGGGCTTCGCCGAGCGCCGCCCCGCCCCCGACGACCGCCGCAGCCGCATCGTCGTCCTCACCGAGGACGGCCGCGCGTTCCTCCGCGACACGGATCACGCGGGCCTGCGGGTGACCGACGAACTGCTCGCCCCGCTCTCCCCCGCCGAGCGGGAGACACTGCACACGCTTTTGTTGCGCGCCGCCGGCGACAGGCTCGACTGACGCTGCGGCCGGCACTGCCGGCGCTCCGGCCCTCGTAATGTATCCGCGTGACCGGTCCCGCCCCACGCCCCCAGTCCCTCCTGCTCAGCTTTCTCGGCGACGAGGTGCTGGGCCGTGGGGTGTGCGTGTACACGGGGAGCGTCATCGAGGTGTTCCGGCACGCCGGAGTCGGAGAGCAGGCCACCCGGTCCACCCTCACCCGCATGGCCGGCCGTGGTCTGCTGAGCCGGCGGCGCGCGGGCCGGCGGACCTACGTCGGCCTCACCGACCGCTCGGAGGCGATCCTGCGCGACGGCGAGCGGCGCATCTGGAGGACGGGCGCGGTCAACCGGGACTGGGACGGGACCTGGACCCTGCTCGGCTTCTCGCTCCCGGAGTCGTGGCAACGCCAACGGCACGATCTGCGCTCCCAGCTGACCTGGGCGGGTTTCGGCGCCCTGTTCAACGGGCTGTGGATCGCGCCGGGCGAGGTCGACGTCTCCGGGATCGTCGCCGAACTGGGCCTGGCCGCACACGTGAAGGTCTTCCGTGCCCACGCGGACGCCGGCATGGACATCGCCGAGATGATCGACGACACCTGGGACCTCCACGAACTGGCGGTCCGCTACCGGGACTTCGACACCTCGTGGCGGCCGCACGCCTCGGGCCGCGCGGACCTCGCCGCCGAGGACGCCCTCGCGCTACGCCTCCGACTCACGGCCGAATGGCTCCAGGTCATTCGCGGCGACCCCCGGCTGCCGGTAGGGCACCTGCCGGCGAACTGGCCCGCCGCCGGGGCGGAGAAGACGTTCCGCACGGTCCACGCCTTGCTGAAAGCACCCGCCCGGGACGCGGCGCACCGGCTGATCGAGACGATTCCGGCGACGTAACGCCTTCGGCGCTCCGCCACGCCACCGCGCGCTCCCGCCCGACGCGATGTTGTGCATTGTATTGACGGCCGCGAGAAGTTCGCCCTACATTCCTCCACGCCTTCGTTCAGTGCACTGAGCATCTGCCAGGTCTCCGCTCCACAGTCACCCACAAGGAGCCACCTTCATGCCTGCCGGCATCCGCCCCCGAACTCCCCGCACCCACCTCCGCATCGCCCTGGCCGCCCTGGCCACGCTGACGTCGGCGGCCCTCGCCACGTCCCCCGCACCGCCCGCCCGGGCGGACACGGCCGCCGACACCCATCTCACCGGCGCATTGTCCGACGGTGCCACCTGGATCGCGGACGTCCCCGCCCACTGGAACGGCACCCTGCTGCTGTTCAGCCACGGTTTCGGCCCCACCGTCGCCCAGAACGCCCCCTCCCCCGCCGTACGCGGCGAGTTGCTCGCCGAGGGGTATGCGATGGCCGGGTCGTCGTACGACCCCCATGGCTCGATGTGGGCTCTGAACAGTGCGGAACACGACCAGTTCGGCACGCTCGGCGCCGTCACCGCGAAGATCGGCACCCCACGGCGCACCCTGGCGGTCGGGCAGTCGATGGGCGGGCTGGTCAACGCGCAGATCGCCCGCGACGGTGCCGGCCGCGTCGACGGCGCGCTCGGCCTGTGCGGGCTGGTCGCGGGCGGCACCGACCTGGACAACTACCAGCTCGACGCGGAGTACACCATCGCCCGACTGCTGCTGCCGGGCCAGGATGTCGGCCTGGTCCGTTTCGGTTCCGCCGACGACGCGGCCGCCACCGCCAAGAAGCTCACCGGCGCGGTCACCGCCGCCCAGGCCACCCCGCAGGGCCGCGCCCGGATCGCGCTGGCCGCGGCCTTCCTCAACCTGCCCGCCTGGGCGCCCGGAAGGAACCGGCCCGCTCCGGCCGACTGGGCGGGGCAGGAGGAGCAGCAGTATATGTGGTTCGCGCAGGGCATCCTGTCGTTCGTCGAGGGCGGCCGGTACGCCGTGGAGCAAGCCGCCGGCGGCAACAACTCCTGGAACCGGGGCGTCAACTACGCCCGATTGCTGGCCGGTTCCGTCCACGCCCCGCAGGTCCGGGCCTTGTACCGGACGGCCGGACTCGATCTGGACGCCGACCTCGCGTCCCTGACCCGGGGCGCCTCGATCACCGCCGATCCGGCCGCGGTCCGTAGCGCACAGCGCACCTCCTCCGCCGGTCAGGGACTCGGCGTACCTCTGCTGGACGTGCACACGATCGCCGACAACCTGGTCCCGGTCGAGCAGGAACGGCAGTTCGGCGACCGGGTGCGCGGGGCCGGAGACGGTGCGCTGCTGCGGCAGGCGTATGTCGCGCGGCAGGGCCACTGCACGTTCACCACGGCCGAGACCGTGGCCGCCCTGCACGCGCTCGAACACCGCGTCACCACCGGCCACTGGGACGCCGCCGCCACCCCGGCCGCGCTCCAGAAGTCCGCCACCGCACTCGGTCTGGACGGGGCGGCGTACGTCCCGTACCGCCCGGCGCAGCTCACGGTCGGCCGCGACCGCCCCAAGTACCCCGCCCACCACTGATGTTGGGACCCGCTCATGTCCGACGCACCCACTGCCCCGCGTACGTCTCTCTCCCTCGGCACGCTCGTCGCCGGCTGTCTGGCCGTCTGCCTCGCCCAGATCGGTCTCGCGATACCGGCCACTCTCAACGGCCTGTTCCAGGAACACCTCCATCCGGTCGGTTCCCAACTGACCTGGATCTCGGACGCGTTCCTGCTGCCCGTCGCCGTTCTCGAACTCTCCTTCGGCGTGCTCGGCGACCTCTTCGGCCGCAAGCAGCTCCTCGTCGGGGGCGCCACACTGCTGTGCGCGGGGGAGGCCGTCGCCGCGAGCGCCTCCGGCATCCATCAGCTGTGGGTGGGGCAGGCGCTGGCCGGCCTCGGCGCCGCCGCGCTCTTCCCCACCTCGCTCGCCATGATCGCCGCCGGCACACACACCGGCGCCCAGCGCGCCCGTGCCATCGCCGTATGGGCCTCCAGCCTGTCCGCGGGCGGCTTCCTCGCCCCGCTGCTCGGCGGGATCACCGGGACCTACGGTTCCTGGAGATCGGCGTTCGTGGTCGTCGCCGTGCTGGCTGCGCTCAGCGCCCTGGTGAGCCTGTGGCTGGCCGCCAACTCGCGTGCGCCGGAGGGGCGTTCCCTGGACGTGGGCGGACAGATCACCATCGGCGTCGGTCTGTTCGCCCTGTTGTATGCCGTCATCCAGGGGCCGACGGACGGCTGGGGGTCGGCTCCGGTGGTCATGGCGTTCGTGATCGCCGCGGTGTTCCTGGGCCTGTTCGTGGTCGCCGAGAGCCGGACCGGCTCCCCTCTCCTGCGCCTGGATCTGTTCCGCAACCGTTCCTTCGCGATCGCGTCCGTCGTCGCGGTCGTGGGCATGTTCAGCTTCCTGGGCACGGCCTACGCGGCGAGCATCCGGCTCGGCCCCATCCAGCACCAGAGCCCGATGCGCACCGCGTTCGCGTTCCTGCTGCTCAACGGCATCACGCCCGTCCTCACCCCGCTGACCTCCCGGCTGCTGCACCGGCTGCCCGCGCGGGCGCTGCTCAGCGCCGGTCTGGCGCTGATCGCCGCTGGGGACTTCCTGGCCGCCGGGCTCGCCGTCGGCGACCGGAACCTCACCTCGCTGATCCTGCCGCTCGGGCTGGTCGGGACCGGCTTCGCCTTCACGGTGTCGTCGATCACCGCGACCGCCGTCAACACCGTGCCGCTCCCCTTCGCGGGCATGGCCAGCGCCGCCACCAACCTGCTGCGTGACTTCGGCTTTACTCTCGGCCCCGCGGTCATCGGCGCCGTCGCGCTGAGCCAGGCGGCTTCACAGGTGACCTCCTCGCTGACGGCCTCGTCGTCGTTGAACGCGGAGTCGAAGGCGGCTGCACACGAGGTGCTGAAGGAGGGCGGCCCCCTTGCCCTGAACTCCGTCCCCACCAACTCTCCGCCGGGCGCGGCCCGCGCCTACGCCCTCGACGCCCTCGGCCACGGCTATGCGCTCGGGTTCGTGGTCTGCGGCTCGGCCGCCCTCCTGTCAGCGCTGCTGGTGGTCACGGCACTGCGCGGGCGTACGACGCGGGAGGACGCGTCGCGGTCGGACGACGGTACGGAGCGGACCGTCGTCACCGCGGGATGACGCCTGAGGACGGCCTCTGATCCTCACTCACCCGCCGACTGCAGAGCGTGCTCAACAAGCCCCGGATTCCCGCGAGTTGCTTCGCGGGGATGTGTGTGCCCGAGGGGTCAGAGGCTGGCGAGCAGGCCGTCGAGTGGGGCGGGTACGCGGTCGGGGTCGAGGGCTTCGACGAGGACACGGCCGTAGCGGATCTTGCGCCCTCTCTTCGTGCCGAGGAAGCGCCGCAACTGCTGCTGCGCGGTACGACCCTGCTGTGCGGGCTGGCGAAGGAATGTCTGCAGTGCGCGCAAGTCGCCCTCTGCCCGGACGAGTTCCTCCACCCGTGCCACGCCCAGCGCGCGGATCAGCTCGTCCTCCAGATCCGCCGCACAGACGAAGAACCCTTGCTCTGCCGCGCCGGCCCGCTCCAGGCCGCGGGCGTAGTAGCCGCACTCCCGCTCGTCGCACAGTCCTGTGAGGCTGAGTCCCAGGCCGGTCGGTCCGAGAAGGTGCGCGAACCGCCCGGCGCTCATCGCACCGCCGATCGGCAGGACGCAGACTCCCTCGGCTGCCAGATTCCGCCCGCGGCGGGCGGCCAGCGCGTCGACCGCGGCGACGTCGCTCGGCCCTTCGAGCAGGACGGCCGTCCGGACGGACAGCCGCGCGGCCAGCTCGCGCGCGGGCTCGCCGGGACCACCGGTCGCCCACGCGGTGACCGTCTCCCGGAACGCCCCCATGTCCGCCATGACACGAGCCTGCGCCCTTTCCGGCCATCACGCCAGGGATTTTCCGCCGCCCGGGCGGGGATACCATCTGCTGAGTTTCTTCGCGAGACTGCCTATCATCGGGAACATGAAACGAACGTCGTTCGCCGACTGGCCCTGCTCCATCGCTCGCACTCTTGACCTGTTGGGTGACCACTGGACGCCCCTCGTCGTGCGGGAGGCGTTCTACGGGATTCGCCGCTTCGACGAGTTCCAGCAGGAGCTTGGCATCGCACGCAACACCCTGACCGACCGGCTGCGCCTCCTGGTGGAGGAGGGGGTGCTGGAGAAGCGGCTCTACGAGAGCGAGCCGCCGCGCTATGACTACGTTCTCACCGAGAAGGGACGTGACCTCTTCACCGTACTGGCCACGCTGTCCAGATGGGGTGACCGCTGGCTGGCAGGCGAGGAGGGCGTCCCGGTCGTGTTCCACCATGACGCGTGCGGCCACGACACCACCGCCGAAGTGGTGTGCTCCGTCTGCCGCAGGCCCCTGGCGGCCCAGGAGACGTCGATGCGGATAGGGCCCGGCTATCCCGAGCGACTCAAGCGCCGGCCGGGTGTCGTGCGCCGATTCGGAGCGGCTTGATCAAGACCGCCGGCACTCCACCGCTCCCCTTGACAGGTAAGTCTCATGACGCAACCCTGAAGGTCACACCCCCTTACGGCGAGGAGGCCTGCGGACGTGGAGTGGACGGGCGCGCGCTACGCGGACAAACCCACGGTCGAGGTGCGGACCTGGATCGACGCCCCGACGGAGCGGGTGTGGGCACTGGTCAGCGACATCACCCTGATGCCTGCCATGAGTGAGGAACTCGAGTCCGTCGAATGGCTCGACGGTGCCGACGGTCCGGCCGTGGGCGCCAGGTTCGTCGGTCGCAGCAGGCACGAGGCGTTCGGTGAGTGGTCGACGACCTCGCAGGTGATCGAGTGCGAAAGGGAGCGGGTCCTCGCCTGGGCGGTGCAGGACCCCGCCGACCCCTCCGCGATCTGGCGCTTCCGTCTTCACCCCGAGAACGGGGGGACGGAGCTTTCGGAGTGGATGCAGATGGGCCCGGGCCGTTCCGGGCTGTCCGCCGCGATCGACCGGATGCCGGAGAAGGAGCAGAAGATCGTGTTCGTACGGCTGCGTGAGTTCGAGCGGAGCATCGCCTCGACGCTCGAGCACATCAAGAAGCAGGCGGAGGCGTGATGCGTACGGCCACCACGATCGAGGCCTCGGGCGGCGAGAACTGGGCTCAGCAGGCGGACTTCGTGGTCGAAGCGGAAAAGCTGGGCCTGGACATCTGCTGGGTGGCCGAGGCCTGGGGCTCCGACGCCCCCTCCGCGCTGGGCTACTACGCCGCCCTCACCGACCGCATCCTCCTGGGCTCCGGTGTCATACAGCTGGGCACCCGCACCCCGGCCGCCGTCGCGCAGACCGCCATCACGCTGTCCAACCTCTCCGGTGGGCGCTTCCTGCTCGGCATCGGCGCCTCCGGCCCGCAGGTGATGGAGGGACTGCACGGGGTGCCGTTCGCCCGGCCCCTGCGCCGTATGCGGGAGACCGTCGACATCGTGCGGCAGCTGGTCAACGGCGGCAAACTCGCCTACTCGGGCGCGGAGTTCACCATCCCCCTACCCGGCGGCGAAGCGGTCCCCATGCGGCTGTCGATGCGGCCCGAGCATCACATCCCCCTGTACCTGGCGGCACTGTCACCGGCCATGTTGCGTCTCACCGGGGAAGTCGCCGATGGCTGGCTGGGCACCAGCTTCGTCCCCGAAGGCGCGGACGGCGCCTACTTCGCCCACCTCGACGACGGTCTCGCCCGCAGTGGTCGTACACGCGCCGACCTGGACGTCTGCCAGGGCGCCGAGGTCGCCTTCGCGCCCGACGAGGAGGCACTCGGCGCGATGACCGCCCGGCGCAAGAAGGAACTGGCCTTCAGCCTGGGCGGCATGGGGTCGGCGTCCACCAACTTCTACAACAACGCCTACAGCAGACAGGGCTGGGCCGAGGTCGCCGGCGAGGTGCGCGAGCGGTGGCAGGCCGGTGACCGGGACGGAGCGGCGGCGCTGGTGACCGACGAGATGGTCCTGGGCACGACGCTGATCGGCACCGAACCCATGGTGCGGGAACGACTGCGGGTGTGGCGCGCCGCCGGCGTCGACACCGTACGTCTGTACCCGGCCGGCGACACCATGGAAGCCCGGCTCGCCACCTTGGCCAGGGCGATCGAGCTGGTGCGGGAGGTCGACGACTCCTGATGAGCCTTGCCGGTCACGGCGCCCCTCGCGCGGGTCGTCACGATTGCCCGTCCGGACGTCCCGACGGGCGGCGGCCCCGTGCCCGGCTCGCGGGCAGCGTTCAGGTGTCGGTGCGAACCAGGTCGAGCTGAGGGAAGGCCACCGGCTCGGGGGCGCGGCCCGCCTGGAGCACGTACGCACGGCCCGCCTCCTCGCTCGCCGCGATCGCAGCGACCGACGTCGCGATCTCGGCGGGCTCCGCCAGGGCGAAGCCCTCGCCGACGATGTAGTCGATCGCTTCCGGCGGCAGGATCGGCGTACGGACGAACCCCGGGCAGATCGCGTTGATTCGCACTCCCTTCTCCTGCCACGTCGGGGCCAGCGAGCGGACCAGACCGATCACGCCGTATTTGGTGGCCGCGTACACCGGGTCGAAAGGCGCCATCCCTACCCCGGCCATGCTGGAGGTGACGACCAGTGAGCCCCCGCCGTGTTCGGCCAGCACGGGCAGGGCCGCGTGCAGGCCGAACATCACGCCGTGCAGGTTCACCGCCAGTACCCGGTGCTGCCGCTCCGCGTCGTAGTCGTCCTGGCCGAACCCGCCGCCGTCGCCGATCCCGGCGTTCAGGTGGACGAAGTCCAGCCCGCCGTAGGCCGCCACGGCGGCGTCGATCAGCGCCAGGTTGTCCTCTTCCCGCGTGGTGTCGGTACGGACGAACAGCCCGCCCGCCTCCTCGGCGACGGCGGCACCGCCCGCCTCGTCGATGTCCGCCACGACCACCTGCGCACCGAGGCGGCCGAAGTGCCGCGCCACCGCCCCACCGATTCCGCTCGCCGCACCCGTGACCACTACCACCTGCGCCATGTCGCTGCTCCTCCTCCTGAGTTCTGATGGTCTGTCATATCGCTGTCGCCGCCGCGGCGACCTCGTTGTGGATGACGGCTGTCCGGGCCGGCTTGCGACCGTAGCGACGGCTGAAGATCTCCAGGGCCACGAACAGCGCGACGTACTGGAGCGTGGTCACCAACATCACCGAGTCGATGGGCAGCGTGTAGGCGAGCACCACCCGCACGACCGAGTCCAGCAGCAGACCCATGCCCCAGACCGCGGTCAGCAGCCGCATCACATGGCGGAAGGTGGGCGACGCCTGCCAGTTTCGTTCCAGCTCCGCACGCTTGTCTCCCTTTGCCACGGACGACAGGACCCGGTAGATGATCGGCTGCCCGCGCAGCGTGGCCAGGAACACCAGTCCGACGATCCCGGTCATCCAGCCGTCCTTGGCGAACATGAACCGTGGACTCCCGGTCACCAGCGACAGCACCGCGCCCAGGGCGACCATGCTGAGCACCAGGACGCCCAGCATCCCGACGCGCCGCTCCCGCGCCACTGTCAGCAGCGCCTCCGCAGTCGGCGGCACGGCGCTCGCCAGCACCGCCCACCACAGGCCGACCCCGGCCGCCCGCAAGCCGTAGAACACGGCCAGCGGCGCGGCGACGTTCAGCGCCAGGCTCTGCAGCAGCGGTCCGTTCGACAACCCCTCGTGCTTGTTCGCGATGCGCATCCCCGTCATGTCCTTCACCCTCGCCCCTGGTCCGTGATCCGTGTCCGTGTCCGTGATCCGTGTCCGTGTCCGTGTCCGTGTCCGTTCTTGATGTCTCCGACGCTACGGACCTGCGGGAACGCGCACATTGGGCTCAGGCGCCGAGTCGGGGTGGGGCTAGGCCCACCCCCGTGCGGGGCCCGGACACACCTTGTCCGGCCTTCGGTCGCGTCACACTGGTGAACCGGTACAGGCGACGAACCGCGAAACCCCTTGGAGAGGCAGGCAGATGACCACGACCGCCGGACGCGCCGCCGGCACCGCCCTGCGGCGCTTCGGCCGGCGACACCGGGAACTGGGGTACTGCTGGGGAGTCGGCTGGTGCAGCCCGGCGGCCCTGGTGATGCTGTTCGTCTGTCTGCCGGGCTGGCTCTTCACGGACGGTGACCCGGACCAGGGCTGGCTGCACGCGATGCGCAGGCTGACCGGCGTCTACCGCAGGGTGCCCGGGCGCTGGTGCGG
The genomic region above belongs to Streptomyces sp. CG1 and contains:
- a CDS encoding alpha/beta hydrolase — its product is MPAGIRPRTPRTHLRIALAALATLTSAALATSPAPPARADTAADTHLTGALSDGATWIADVPAHWNGTLLLFSHGFGPTVAQNAPSPAVRGELLAEGYAMAGSSYDPHGSMWALNSAEHDQFGTLGAVTAKIGTPRRTLAVGQSMGGLVNAQIARDGAGRVDGALGLCGLVAGGTDLDNYQLDAEYTIARLLLPGQDVGLVRFGSADDAAATAKKLTGAVTAAQATPQGRARIALAAAFLNLPAWAPGRNRPAPADWAGQEEQQYMWFAQGILSFVEGGRYAVEQAAGGNNSWNRGVNYARLLAGSVHAPQVRALYRTAGLDLDADLASLTRGASITADPAAVRSAQRTSSAGQGLGVPLLDVHTIADNLVPVEQERQFGDRVRGAGDGALLRQAYVARQGHCTFTTAETVAALHALEHRVTTGHWDAAATPAALQKSATALGLDGAAYVPYRPAQLTVGRDRPKYPAHH
- a CDS encoding LLM class flavin-dependent oxidoreductase; the encoded protein is MRTATTIEASGGENWAQQADFVVEAEKLGLDICWVAEAWGSDAPSALGYYAALTDRILLGSGVIQLGTRTPAAVAQTAITLSNLSGGRFLLGIGASGPQVMEGLHGVPFARPLRRMRETVDIVRQLVNGGKLAYSGAEFTIPLPGGEAVPMRLSMRPEHHIPLYLAALSPAMLRLTGEVADGWLGTSFVPEGADGAYFAHLDDGLARSGRTRADLDVCQGAEVAFAPDEEALGAMTARRKKELAFSLGGMGSASTNFYNNAYSRQGWAEVAGEVRERWQAGDRDGAAALVTDEMVLGTTLIGTEPMVRERLRVWRAAGVDTVRLYPAGDTMEARLATLARAIELVREVDDS
- a CDS encoding PaaX family transcriptional regulator C-terminal domain-containing protein, encoding MTGPAPRPQSLLLSFLGDEVLGRGVCVYTGSVIEVFRHAGVGEQATRSTLTRMAGRGLLSRRRAGRRTYVGLTDRSEAILRDGERRIWRTGAVNRDWDGTWTLLGFSLPESWQRQRHDLRSQLTWAGFGALFNGLWIAPGEVDVSGIVAELGLAAHVKVFRAHADAGMDIAEMIDDTWDLHELAVRYRDFDTSWRPHASGRADLAAEDALALRLRLTAEWLQVIRGDPRLPVGHLPANWPAAGAEKTFRTVHALLKAPARDAAHRLIETIPAT
- a CDS encoding SDR family NAD(P)-dependent oxidoreductase, yielding MPPIDLTGKAAVVTGSGRGLGLAYAHALAAHGASVVVNDIDAAVAEQAVKSLTEAGGTAVAEAVPVGTAEAADRLVQRAVEEFGRLDILVTNAGILRDKVLWKMTDDDFDAVLTTHLRGTFTCARSAAVRMRAQGEGGTLVLVGSPAGQRGNFGQTNYAAAKAGIAAMARTWSMELARADITVNAIVPVAATAMTETIPAFAPYIEALHDGEPLPPFLRQGEGFGTPEDCAALVPFLASEAARGITGQCIGIGGDKVALWSHPQEIRVAYADGGWTPQTLADAFPASVGAELQTVGIPAPKLPEA
- a CDS encoding TOPRIM nucleotidyl transferase/hydrolase domain-containing protein, translating into MADMGAFRETVTAWATGGPGEPARELAARLSVRTAVLLEGPSDVAAVDALAARRGRNLAAEGVCVLPIGGAMSAGRFAHLLGPTGLGLSLTGLCDERECGYYARGLERAGAAEQGFFVCAADLEDELIRALGVARVEELVRAEGDLRALQTFLRQPAQQGRTAQQQLRRFLGTKRGRKIRYGRVLVEALDPDRVPAPLDGLLASL
- a CDS encoding SDR family NAD(P)-dependent oxidoreductase; this translates as MAQVVVVTGAASGIGGAVARHFGRLGAQVVVADIDEAGGAAVAEEAGGLFVRTDTTREEDNLALIDAAVAAYGGLDFVHLNAGIGDGGGFGQDDYDAERQHRVLAVNLHGVMFGLHAALPVLAEHGGGSLVVTSSMAGVGMAPFDPVYAATKYGVIGLVRSLAPTWQEKGVRINAICPGFVRTPILPPEAIDYIVGEGFALAEPAEIATSVAAIAASEEAGRAYVLQAGRAPEPVAFPQLDLVRTDT
- a CDS encoding MFS transporter — its product is MSDAPTAPRTSLSLGTLVAGCLAVCLAQIGLAIPATLNGLFQEHLHPVGSQLTWISDAFLLPVAVLELSFGVLGDLFGRKQLLVGGATLLCAGEAVAASASGIHQLWVGQALAGLGAAALFPTSLAMIAAGTHTGAQRARAIAVWASSLSAGGFLAPLLGGITGTYGSWRSAFVVVAVLAALSALVSLWLAANSRAPEGRSLDVGGQITIGVGLFALLYAVIQGPTDGWGSAPVVMAFVIAAVFLGLFVVAESRTGSPLLRLDLFRNRSFAIASVVAVVGMFSFLGTAYAASIRLGPIQHQSPMRTAFAFLLLNGITPVLTPLTSRLLHRLPARALLSAGLALIAAGDFLAAGLAVGDRNLTSLILPLGLVGTGFAFTVSSITATAVNTVPLPFAGMASAATNLLRDFGFTLGPAVIGAVALSQAASQVTSSLTASSSLNAESKAAAHEVLKEGGPLALNSVPTNSPPGAARAYALDALGHGYALGFVVCGSAALLSALLVVTALRGRTTREDASRSDDGTERTVVTAG
- a CDS encoding VC0807 family protein; its protein translation is MTGMRIANKHEGLSNGPLLQSLALNVAAPLAVFYGLRAAGVGLWWAVLASAVPPTAEALLTVARERRVGMLGVLVLSMVALGAVLSLVTGSPRFMFAKDGWMTGIVGLVFLATLRGQPIIYRVLSSVAKGDKRAELERNWQASPTFRHVMRLLTAVWGMGLLLDSVVRVVLAYTLPIDSVMLVTTLQYVALFVALEIFSRRYGRKPARTAVIHNEVAAAATAI
- a CDS encoding SRPBCC family protein; its protein translation is MEWTGARYADKPTVEVRTWIDAPTERVWALVSDITLMPAMSEELESVEWLDGADGPAVGARFVGRSRHEAFGEWSTTSQVIECERERVLAWAVQDPADPSAIWRFRLHPENGGTELSEWMQMGPGRSGLSAAIDRMPEKEQKIVFVRLREFERSIASTLEHIKKQAEA
- a CDS encoding MarR family winged helix-turn-helix transcriptional regulator, which codes for MRALHADTGYLLYRLGLRSGQLFNAFLQESGLRLRHYAVLRFLATCEGALQRELSARLGYDPSAIVGLVDDLEKQGFAERRPAPDDRRSRIVVLTEDGRAFLRDTDHAGLRVTDELLAPLSPAERETLHTLLLRAAGDRLD
- a CDS encoding winged helix-turn-helix transcriptional regulator codes for the protein MKRTSFADWPCSIARTLDLLGDHWTPLVVREAFYGIRRFDEFQQELGIARNTLTDRLRLLVEEGVLEKRLYESEPPRYDYVLTEKGRDLFTVLATLSRWGDRWLAGEEGVPVVFHHDACGHDTTAEVVCSVCRRPLAAQETSMRIGPGYPERLKRRPGVVRRFGAA